In Oncorhynchus kisutch isolate 150728-3 linkage group LG5, Okis_V2, whole genome shotgun sequence, a genomic segment contains:
- the LOC109891601 gene encoding arginine-glutamic acid dipeptide repeats protein isoform X11 produces MDDLFSPRRSLNSTQGEIRVGSSHQAKLPELQPRPVFGVQTQTENEELVWMPGVNDCDLLMYLRAARSMAAFAGMCDGGSTEDGCLAASRDDTTLNALNMLHASCYDAAKALQRLVKKPVPKLIEKCWSEDDVKRFIKGLRQYGKNFFRIRKELLPNKKTGELITFYYHWKKTPEATGTRPYRQHRRQPSSRKAKTRATAATVNTPSQSQSMDISSASEDDLDSEDSEQGTCGHCATTTSKDWQHGGRDNILLCTTCRTYYNKHGRLPPGPKPADPPFMFKPVKEEEEGNGKHGMRTRRSRTPLSSLRSGHKRLTGSPTSEDQQSSSHPSPAPSGASSTSNASRTSCLEKTDNTKKPGKKIKEEAPLPKSTKRSRESAAQDPEEPERTPTKRTKILQVRQSGEQAECRSEGDGEAEAERGEVEEESCSDNRSAQDDGSSDTKDIDQDNRSSSPSIPSPRQGNESDSDSSAQQLQGAHQAAAETVSAPAAALAETQTPQIVPPPRVAGSNTSLPPQGTSPSAEPGQVQAQATLSPEPLQPSATSAQAGQSVSYQTSPTHNRPLPPSHPLAGPSPVPPPLGQAFHAPTPVFQGPLPSPGSLPPTQPLSLHGAPTQCPHPQRPPPHFPREPSFPQALPLTSGPQFKPPPTTPIPPSHKQPPHLSSSLAPPFPQMPSNLPPPPALKPLNSLPNQHPPGAPPPPLQLMPQSLPMQQGVPPQPPVLTQLQNLPGRGSHSHPHSSLPSCSAPSALHPVLSASSPATMGPVPSLQPSFPSLRPSPENPIGIGGSHVQIKEEPLDECEELESPPPPPRSPSPEPLVVNIASHASQSARFFKHLDRGYNSCSRTDLFFTPLASSKLAKKREEAVERSKREAEHNAREREKDRERERERERQEDKNARASSSSHDSRMSDVQMSGQVHMRSSFEQPPTSVAAVPPYIGPDTPALRTLSEYARPHVMSPNNRNHPFFVSLSPGDPLLAYHMPGLYAAEPSLRERELRNLRERELRERMKPGFEVKPPEMETMHPSANPMEHFARHGALALPHIAGPPHHPFGHFHPVMQNHLERERQALALAGPQMRPELSYAERLTAERLHAERMASVANDPAARLQMLNVTPHHHQHSHIHSHLHLHQQDPLNQGNGPHPLDPLAPGPRLARFPFPGGPIPNPLLNDLPHDHDMLRHPLFAYAAVAGAGYPRELQGPIPQMSAAHQLQAMHAQSAELQRLAMEQQWLHGHHHLQHGGPLPGQEDYYR; encoded by the exons ATGGACGACCTGTTCAGTCCGAGAAG GAGCCTGAACAGCACGCAGGGGGAGATCAGAGTGGGATCAAGTCATCAG GCTAAGCTCCCTGAGCTGCAACCACGCCCTGTGTTTGGTGTTCAGACTCAGACAGAGAATGAAGAGCTGGTGTGGATGCCAGGGGTCAATGATTGTGACCTCCTCATGTACCTCAGAGCTGCCAG GAGCATGGCAGCGTTTGCAGGGATGTGTGACGGAGGATCCACAGAGGACGGGTGTTTGGCGGCCTCTCGTGACGACACCACACTCAACGCCTTAAACATG ttACACGCCAGCTGTTACGACGCAGCTAAAGCTCTCCAGCGCCTAGTGAAGAAACCTGTGCCCAAACTCATTGAGAAATGTTGGTCAGAAGATGATGTG AAGCGGTTCATCAAAGGTTTGAGACAGTACGGCAAGAATTTCTTCAGGATTCGCAAAGAGCTGCTGCCCAACAAGAAAACG GGGGAGTTGATCACATTCTACTATCACTGGAAGAAGACGCCTGAGGCTACAGGCACGCGGCCGTACCGTCAGCACCGTAGACAGCCGTCCTCACGCAAGGCCAAGACTCGCGCCACCGCTGCCACTGTGAACACCCCTTCCCAGTCCCAATCCA TGGACATAAGTTCAGCCAGTGAGGATGACCTGGACAGTGAAGACAGCGAGCAAGGCACCTGTGGACACTGTGCCACAACCA CCTCTAAGGACTGGCAGCACGGAGGCCGGGATAACATCCTCCTGTGTACCACCTGTCGTACCTACTACAACAAACATGGCCGCCTGCCGCCTGGCCCTAAGCCTGCTGACCCTCCCTTCATGTTCAAACCTgtcaaagaggaagaggagggcaaCGGGAAGCACGGCATGAGGACGCGACGCAGCAGAACACCG TTGTCTTCATTAAGAAGTGGCCACAAGAGGCTGACCGGCTCTCCTACCAGTGAAGACCAGCAGTCCAGTAGCCATCCCTCTCCCGCCCCCAGTGGAGCTAGCTCCACCTCCAACGCATCCAGAACCTCCTGTTTAGAGAAGACTGATAACACAAAGAAGCCTGGCAAG AAGATAAAGGAAGAGGCGCCCCTACCAAAGAGTACTAAACGTTCCAGGGAGAGTGCAGCCCAGGACCCAGAGGAGCCTGAGAGAACACCAACTAAAAGGACGAAGATACTGCAGGTCAGACAGAGT ggtgaacaggcagagtGCCGGTCGGAGGGCGATGGAGAGGCTGAGGCAGagaggggtgaggtggaggaggagagctgCTCAGACAACCGCAGTGCCCAGGACGACGGCAGCAGCGACACCAAAGACATCGACCAGGACAACCGCTCCTCCTCCCCCAGCATCCCCAGCCCTCGCCAGGGCAACGAGAGTGACTCTGACTCCTCTGCCCAGCAGCTCCAGGGTGCCCACCAGGCTGCAGCAGAGACCGTCAGTGCCCCTGCTGCTGCCCTTGCTGAAACACAGACCCCACAGATTGTTCCTCCACCACGGGTTGCAGGCTCAAACACATCCCTGCCTCCCCAGGGTACCTCTCCCTCTGCAGAGCCTGGCCAGGTACAGGCCCAGGCAACCCTCTCCCCAGAGCCTCTCCAGCCTTCAGCCACCTCTGCTCAGGCTGGTCAGTCAGTTAGCTACCAGACAAGTCCCACACACAACCGACCCCtacccccctctcaccctctcgctGGCCCCTCACCTGTCCCTCCTCCGCTGGGACAGGCCTTCCATGCTCCAACTCCTGTATTCCAGggtcctcttccttctcctggcTCTTTGCCTCCCACCCAGCCCCTGTCCCTCCATGGTGCTCCGACCCAGTGCCCCCACCCCCAGCGACCCCCTCCTCACTTTCCCAGGGAACCTTCCTTCCCCCaggccctccccctcacctccggGCCCCAATTCAAACCACCCCCAACcacacccatccctccatctcacaaGCAGCCACCACACCTCTCTTCTTCCCTTGCTCCCCCTTTCCCGCAGATGCCGTCCAACCTGCCCCCTCCTCCAGCACTGAAGCCCCTCAACTCCCTGCCCAACCAGCACCCTCCCGGtgcccctccaccccccctccagcTCATGCCCCAATCCCTGCCCATGCAGCAGGGAGTCCCACCCCAGCCTCCCGTGCTCACGCAGCTGCAGAACCTCCCTGGCAGAGGCAGCCACTCCCACCCCCACTCCTCCCTGCCCTCCTGCTCTGCCCCCTCAGCCTTGCaccctgtcctctctgcctcttcTCCCGCTACCATGGGTCCAGTCCCTAGTCTCCagccctccttcccctccctacGCCCCTCGCCCGAAAACCCCATTGGCATTGGAGGGTCACATGTCCAGATTAAAGAGGAGCCATTGGATGAATGTGAGGAGCTTGAGAGTCCGCCCCCTCCACCAAGAAGTCCCTCACCGGAACCTTTGGTTGTCAACATCGCCAGTCACGCCAGCCAATCAGCACG ATTTTTCAAACACCTGGACCGTGGCTACAACTCGTGCTCCAGAACAGACCTGTTCTTCACTCCCCTGGCCTCATCCAAGCTGGccaagaagagagaggaggctgtggaGAGATCCAAGAGAGAGGCTGAGCACAATGCCCGAGAaagggagaaggacagagagagggagagggaacgagagaggcaGGAAGACAAAAATGCT AGAGCTTCCAGCTCGTCCCACGACAGCCGTATGAGTGATGTCCAAATGTCCGGCCAGGTCCACATGCGCTCCTCCTTCGAGCAGCCCCCCACCAGTGTGGCCGCTGTGCCCCCTTACATCGGCCCCGATACCCCTGCCCTGCGCACCCTCAGTGAGTACGCCCGACCCCACGTCATGTCCCCCAACAATCGCAACCACCCCTTCTTCGTGTCCCTGTCCCCCGGGGACCCTCTGCTGGCATACCACATGCCCGGCCTGTATGCCGCCGAGCCcagcctgagagagagggagctccGTAACCTCCGGGAGAGGGAGCTCCGCGAGAGGATGAAGCCTGGCTTCGAGGTCAAGCCCCCAGAGATGGAGACCATGCATCCATCAGCCAACCCCATGGAGCACTTTGCCAGACATGGAGCCCTGGCCCTGCCGCATATCGCTGGGCCGCCCCACCACCCCTTTGGCCACTTCCACCCGGTCATGCAGAACCacctggagagggagaggcaggcacTGGCCCTGGCCGGGCCCCAAATGCGTCCAGAGCTTAGCTACGCTGAGCGACTGACTGCTGAGAGGCTCCATGCTGAGAGGATGGCATCTGTGGCTAACGACCCGGCCGCCAGGCTGCAGATGCTCAACGTCACACCGCATCACCACCAGCACTCCCACATCCACTCACACCTGCACCTACATCAGCAGGACCCACTCAACCAAG
- the LOC109891601 gene encoding arginine-glutamic acid dipeptide repeats protein isoform X6, whose protein sequence is MDDLFSPRRSLNSTQGEIRVGSSHQAKLPELQPRPVFGVQTQTENEELVWMPGVNDCDLLMYLRAARSMAAFAGMCDGGSTEDGCLAASRDDTTLNALNMLHASCYDAAKALQRLVKKPVPKLIEKCWSEDDVKRFIKGLRQYGKNFFRIRKELLPNKKTGELITFYYHWKKTPEATGTRPYRQHRRQPSSRKAKTRATAATVNTPSQSQSMDISSASEDDLDSEDSEQGTCGHCATTTSKDWQHGGRDNILLCTTCRTYYNKHGRLPPGPKPADPPFMFKPVKEEEEGNGKHGMRTRRSRTPLSSLRSGHKRLTGSPTSEDQQSSSHPSPAPSGASSTSNASRTSCLEKTDNTKKPGKKIKEEAPLPKSTKRSRESAAQDPEEPERTPTKRTKILQVRQSGEQAECRSEGDGEAEAERGEVEEESCSDNRSAQDDGSSDTKDIDQDNRSSSPSIPSPRQGNESDSDSSAQQLQGAHQAAAETVSAPAAALAETQTPQIVPPPRVAGSNTSLPPQGTSPSAEPGQVQAQATLSPEPLQPSATSAQAGQSVSYQTSPTHNRPLPPSHPLAGPSPVPPPLGQAFHAPTPVFQGPLPSPGSLPPTQPLSLHGAPTQCPHPQRPPPHFPREPSFPQALPLTSGPQFKPPPTTPIPPSHKQPPHLSSSLAPPFPQMPSNLPPPPALKPLNSLPNQHPPGAPPPPLQLMPQSLPMQQGVPPQPPVLTQLQNLPGRGSHSHPHSSLPSCSAPSALHPVLSASSPATMGPVPSLQPSFPSLRPSPENPIGIGGSHVQIKEEPLDECEELESPPPPPRSPSPEPLVVNIASHASQSARFFKHLDRGYNSCSRTDLFFTPLASSKLAKKREEAVERSKREAEHNAREREKDRERERERERQEDKNARASSSSHDSRMSDVQMSGQVHMRSSFEQPPTSVAAVPPYIGPDTPALRTLSEYARPHVMSPNNRNHPFFVSLSPGDPLLAYHMPGLYAAEPSLRERELRNLRERELRERMKPGFEVKPPEMETMHPSANPMEHFARHGALALPHIAGPPHHPFGHFHPVMQNHLERERQALALAGPQMRPELSYAERLTAERLHAERMASVANDPAARLQMLNVTPHHHQHSHIHSHLHLHQQDPLNQGNGPHPLDPLAPGPRLARFPFPGGPIPNPLLNDLPHDHDMLRHPLFAYAAVAGAGYPRELQGPIPQMSAAHQLQAMHAQSAELQRLAMEQQWLHGHHHLQHGGPLPGQEDYYSRLKKEGDKPS, encoded by the exons ATGGACGACCTGTTCAGTCCGAGAAG GAGCCTGAACAGCACGCAGGGGGAGATCAGAGTGGGATCAAGTCATCAG GCTAAGCTCCCTGAGCTGCAACCACGCCCTGTGTTTGGTGTTCAGACTCAGACAGAGAATGAAGAGCTGGTGTGGATGCCAGGGGTCAATGATTGTGACCTCCTCATGTACCTCAGAGCTGCCAG GAGCATGGCAGCGTTTGCAGGGATGTGTGACGGAGGATCCACAGAGGACGGGTGTTTGGCGGCCTCTCGTGACGACACCACACTCAACGCCTTAAACATG ttACACGCCAGCTGTTACGACGCAGCTAAAGCTCTCCAGCGCCTAGTGAAGAAACCTGTGCCCAAACTCATTGAGAAATGTTGGTCAGAAGATGATGTG AAGCGGTTCATCAAAGGTTTGAGACAGTACGGCAAGAATTTCTTCAGGATTCGCAAAGAGCTGCTGCCCAACAAGAAAACG GGGGAGTTGATCACATTCTACTATCACTGGAAGAAGACGCCTGAGGCTACAGGCACGCGGCCGTACCGTCAGCACCGTAGACAGCCGTCCTCACGCAAGGCCAAGACTCGCGCCACCGCTGCCACTGTGAACACCCCTTCCCAGTCCCAATCCA TGGACATAAGTTCAGCCAGTGAGGATGACCTGGACAGTGAAGACAGCGAGCAAGGCACCTGTGGACACTGTGCCACAACCA CCTCTAAGGACTGGCAGCACGGAGGCCGGGATAACATCCTCCTGTGTACCACCTGTCGTACCTACTACAACAAACATGGCCGCCTGCCGCCTGGCCCTAAGCCTGCTGACCCTCCCTTCATGTTCAAACCTgtcaaagaggaagaggagggcaaCGGGAAGCACGGCATGAGGACGCGACGCAGCAGAACACCG TTGTCTTCATTAAGAAGTGGCCACAAGAGGCTGACCGGCTCTCCTACCAGTGAAGACCAGCAGTCCAGTAGCCATCCCTCTCCCGCCCCCAGTGGAGCTAGCTCCACCTCCAACGCATCCAGAACCTCCTGTTTAGAGAAGACTGATAACACAAAGAAGCCTGGCAAG AAGATAAAGGAAGAGGCGCCCCTACCAAAGAGTACTAAACGTTCCAGGGAGAGTGCAGCCCAGGACCCAGAGGAGCCTGAGAGAACACCAACTAAAAGGACGAAGATACTGCAGGTCAGACAGAGT ggtgaacaggcagagtGCCGGTCGGAGGGCGATGGAGAGGCTGAGGCAGagaggggtgaggtggaggaggagagctgCTCAGACAACCGCAGTGCCCAGGACGACGGCAGCAGCGACACCAAAGACATCGACCAGGACAACCGCTCCTCCTCCCCCAGCATCCCCAGCCCTCGCCAGGGCAACGAGAGTGACTCTGACTCCTCTGCCCAGCAGCTCCAGGGTGCCCACCAGGCTGCAGCAGAGACCGTCAGTGCCCCTGCTGCTGCCCTTGCTGAAACACAGACCCCACAGATTGTTCCTCCACCACGGGTTGCAGGCTCAAACACATCCCTGCCTCCCCAGGGTACCTCTCCCTCTGCAGAGCCTGGCCAGGTACAGGCCCAGGCAACCCTCTCCCCAGAGCCTCTCCAGCCTTCAGCCACCTCTGCTCAGGCTGGTCAGTCAGTTAGCTACCAGACAAGTCCCACACACAACCGACCCCtacccccctctcaccctctcgctGGCCCCTCACCTGTCCCTCCTCCGCTGGGACAGGCCTTCCATGCTCCAACTCCTGTATTCCAGggtcctcttccttctcctggcTCTTTGCCTCCCACCCAGCCCCTGTCCCTCCATGGTGCTCCGACCCAGTGCCCCCACCCCCAGCGACCCCCTCCTCACTTTCCCAGGGAACCTTCCTTCCCCCaggccctccccctcacctccggGCCCCAATTCAAACCACCCCCAACcacacccatccctccatctcacaaGCAGCCACCACACCTCTCTTCTTCCCTTGCTCCCCCTTTCCCGCAGATGCCGTCCAACCTGCCCCCTCCTCCAGCACTGAAGCCCCTCAACTCCCTGCCCAACCAGCACCCTCCCGGtgcccctccaccccccctccagcTCATGCCCCAATCCCTGCCCATGCAGCAGGGAGTCCCACCCCAGCCTCCCGTGCTCACGCAGCTGCAGAACCTCCCTGGCAGAGGCAGCCACTCCCACCCCCACTCCTCCCTGCCCTCCTGCTCTGCCCCCTCAGCCTTGCaccctgtcctctctgcctcttcTCCCGCTACCATGGGTCCAGTCCCTAGTCTCCagccctccttcccctccctacGCCCCTCGCCCGAAAACCCCATTGGCATTGGAGGGTCACATGTCCAGATTAAAGAGGAGCCATTGGATGAATGTGAGGAGCTTGAGAGTCCGCCCCCTCCACCAAGAAGTCCCTCACCGGAACCTTTGGTTGTCAACATCGCCAGTCACGCCAGCCAATCAGCACG ATTTTTCAAACACCTGGACCGTGGCTACAACTCGTGCTCCAGAACAGACCTGTTCTTCACTCCCCTGGCCTCATCCAAGCTGGccaagaagagagaggaggctgtggaGAGATCCAAGAGAGAGGCTGAGCACAATGCCCGAGAaagggagaaggacagagagagggagagggaacgagagaggcaGGAAGACAAAAATGCT AGAGCTTCCAGCTCGTCCCACGACAGCCGTATGAGTGATGTCCAAATGTCCGGCCAGGTCCACATGCGCTCCTCCTTCGAGCAGCCCCCCACCAGTGTGGCCGCTGTGCCCCCTTACATCGGCCCCGATACCCCTGCCCTGCGCACCCTCAGTGAGTACGCCCGACCCCACGTCATGTCCCCCAACAATCGCAACCACCCCTTCTTCGTGTCCCTGTCCCCCGGGGACCCTCTGCTGGCATACCACATGCCCGGCCTGTATGCCGCCGAGCCcagcctgagagagagggagctccGTAACCTCCGGGAGAGGGAGCTCCGCGAGAGGATGAAGCCTGGCTTCGAGGTCAAGCCCCCAGAGATGGAGACCATGCATCCATCAGCCAACCCCATGGAGCACTTTGCCAGACATGGAGCCCTGGCCCTGCCGCATATCGCTGGGCCGCCCCACCACCCCTTTGGCCACTTCCACCCGGTCATGCAGAACCacctggagagggagaggcaggcacTGGCCCTGGCCGGGCCCCAAATGCGTCCAGAGCTTAGCTACGCTGAGCGACTGACTGCTGAGAGGCTCCATGCTGAGAGGATGGCATCTGTGGCTAACGACCCGGCCGCCAGGCTGCAGATGCTCAACGTCACACCGCATCACCACCAGCACTCCCACATCCACTCACACCTGCACCTACATCAGCAGGACCCACTCAACCAAG
- the LOC109891601 gene encoding arginine-glutamic acid dipeptide repeats protein isoform X8 — protein sequence MDDLFSPRRSLNSTQGEIRVGSSHQAKLPELQPRPVFGVQTQTENEELVWMPGVNDCDLLMYLRAARSMAAFAGMCDGGSTEDGCLAASRDDTTLNALNMLHASCYDAAKALQRLVKKPVPKLIEKCWSEDDVKRFIKGLRQYGKNFFRIRKELLPNKKTGELITFYYHWKKTPEATGTRPYRQHRRQPSSRKAKTRATAATVNTPSQSQSMDISSASEDDLDSEDSEQGTCGHCATTTSKDWQHGGRDNILLCTTCRTYYNKHGRLPPGPKPADPPFMFKPVKEEEEGNGKHGMRTRRSRTPLSSLRSGHKRLTGSPTSEDQQSSSHPSPAPSGASSTSNASRTSCLEKTDNTKKPGKKIKEEAPLPKSTKRSRESAAQDPEEPERTPTKRTKILQGEQAECRSEGDGEAEAERGEVEEESCSDNRSAQDDGSSDTKDIDQDNRSSSPSIPSPRQGNESDSDSSAQQLQGAHQAAAETVSAPAAALAETQTPQIVPPPRVAGSNTSLPPQGTSPSAEPGQVQAQATLSPEPLQPSATSAQAGQSVSYQTSPTHNRPLPPSHPLAGPSPVPPPLGQAFHAPTPVFQGPLPSPGSLPPTQPLSLHGAPTQCPHPQRPPPHFPREPSFPQALPLTSGPQFKPPPTTPIPPSHKQPPHLSSSLAPPFPQMPSNLPPPPALKPLNSLPNQHPPGAPPPPLQLMPQSLPMQQGVPPQPPVLTQLQNLPGRGSHSHPHSSLPSCSAPSALHPVLSASSPATMGPVPSLQPSFPSLRPSPENPIGIGGSHVQIKEEPLDECEELESPPPPPRSPSPEPLVVNIASHASQSARFFKHLDRGYNSCSRTDLFFTPLASSKLAKKREEAVERSKREAEHNAREREKDRERERERERQEDKNARASSSSHDSRMSDVQMSGQVHMRSSFEQPPTSVAAVPPYIGPDTPALRTLSEYARPHVMSPNNRNHPFFVSLSPGDPLLAYHMPGLYAAEPSLRERELRNLRERELRERMKPGFEVKPPEMETMHPSANPMEHFARHGALALPHIAGPPHHPFGHFHPVMQNHLERERQALALAGPQMRPELSYAERLTAERLHAERMASVANDPAARLQMLNVTPHHHQHSHIHSHLHLHQQDPLNQGEGNGPHPLDPLAPGPRLARFPFPGGPIPNPLLNDLPHDHDMLRHPLFAYAAVAGAGYPRELQGPIPQMSAAHQLQAMHAQSAELQRLAMEQQWLHGHHHLQHGGPLPGQEDYYSRLKKEGDKPS from the exons ATGGACGACCTGTTCAGTCCGAGAAG GAGCCTGAACAGCACGCAGGGGGAGATCAGAGTGGGATCAAGTCATCAG GCTAAGCTCCCTGAGCTGCAACCACGCCCTGTGTTTGGTGTTCAGACTCAGACAGAGAATGAAGAGCTGGTGTGGATGCCAGGGGTCAATGATTGTGACCTCCTCATGTACCTCAGAGCTGCCAG GAGCATGGCAGCGTTTGCAGGGATGTGTGACGGAGGATCCACAGAGGACGGGTGTTTGGCGGCCTCTCGTGACGACACCACACTCAACGCCTTAAACATG ttACACGCCAGCTGTTACGACGCAGCTAAAGCTCTCCAGCGCCTAGTGAAGAAACCTGTGCCCAAACTCATTGAGAAATGTTGGTCAGAAGATGATGTG AAGCGGTTCATCAAAGGTTTGAGACAGTACGGCAAGAATTTCTTCAGGATTCGCAAAGAGCTGCTGCCCAACAAGAAAACG GGGGAGTTGATCACATTCTACTATCACTGGAAGAAGACGCCTGAGGCTACAGGCACGCGGCCGTACCGTCAGCACCGTAGACAGCCGTCCTCACGCAAGGCCAAGACTCGCGCCACCGCTGCCACTGTGAACACCCCTTCCCAGTCCCAATCCA TGGACATAAGTTCAGCCAGTGAGGATGACCTGGACAGTGAAGACAGCGAGCAAGGCACCTGTGGACACTGTGCCACAACCA CCTCTAAGGACTGGCAGCACGGAGGCCGGGATAACATCCTCCTGTGTACCACCTGTCGTACCTACTACAACAAACATGGCCGCCTGCCGCCTGGCCCTAAGCCTGCTGACCCTCCCTTCATGTTCAAACCTgtcaaagaggaagaggagggcaaCGGGAAGCACGGCATGAGGACGCGACGCAGCAGAACACCG TTGTCTTCATTAAGAAGTGGCCACAAGAGGCTGACCGGCTCTCCTACCAGTGAAGACCAGCAGTCCAGTAGCCATCCCTCTCCCGCCCCCAGTGGAGCTAGCTCCACCTCCAACGCATCCAGAACCTCCTGTTTAGAGAAGACTGATAACACAAAGAAGCCTGGCAAG AAGATAAAGGAAGAGGCGCCCCTACCAAAGAGTACTAAACGTTCCAGGGAGAGTGCAGCCCAGGACCCAGAGGAGCCTGAGAGAACACCAACTAAAAGGACGAAGATACTGCAG ggtgaacaggcagagtGCCGGTCGGAGGGCGATGGAGAGGCTGAGGCAGagaggggtgaggtggaggaggagagctgCTCAGACAACCGCAGTGCCCAGGACGACGGCAGCAGCGACACCAAAGACATCGACCAGGACAACCGCTCCTCCTCCCCCAGCATCCCCAGCCCTCGCCAGGGCAACGAGAGTGACTCTGACTCCTCTGCCCAGCAGCTCCAGGGTGCCCACCAGGCTGCAGCAGAGACCGTCAGTGCCCCTGCTGCTGCCCTTGCTGAAACACAGACCCCACAGATTGTTCCTCCACCACGGGTTGCAGGCTCAAACACATCCCTGCCTCCCCAGGGTACCTCTCCCTCTGCAGAGCCTGGCCAGGTACAGGCCCAGGCAACCCTCTCCCCAGAGCCTCTCCAGCCTTCAGCCACCTCTGCTCAGGCTGGTCAGTCAGTTAGCTACCAGACAAGTCCCACACACAACCGACCCCtacccccctctcaccctctcgctGGCCCCTCACCTGTCCCTCCTCCGCTGGGACAGGCCTTCCATGCTCCAACTCCTGTATTCCAGggtcctcttccttctcctggcTCTTTGCCTCCCACCCAGCCCCTGTCCCTCCATGGTGCTCCGACCCAGTGCCCCCACCCCCAGCGACCCCCTCCTCACTTTCCCAGGGAACCTTCCTTCCCCCaggccctccccctcacctccggGCCCCAATTCAAACCACCCCCAACcacacccatccctccatctcacaaGCAGCCACCACACCTCTCTTCTTCCCTTGCTCCCCCTTTCCCGCAGATGCCGTCCAACCTGCCCCCTCCTCCAGCACTGAAGCCCCTCAACTCCCTGCCCAACCAGCACCCTCCCGGtgcccctccaccccccctccagcTCATGCCCCAATCCCTGCCCATGCAGCAGGGAGTCCCACCCCAGCCTCCCGTGCTCACGCAGCTGCAGAACCTCCCTGGCAGAGGCAGCCACTCCCACCCCCACTCCTCCCTGCCCTCCTGCTCTGCCCCCTCAGCCTTGCaccctgtcctctctgcctcttcTCCCGCTACCATGGGTCCAGTCCCTAGTCTCCagccctccttcccctccctacGCCCCTCGCCCGAAAACCCCATTGGCATTGGAGGGTCACATGTCCAGATTAAAGAGGAGCCATTGGATGAATGTGAGGAGCTTGAGAGTCCGCCCCCTCCACCAAGAAGTCCCTCACCGGAACCTTTGGTTGTCAACATCGCCAGTCACGCCAGCCAATCAGCACG ATTTTTCAAACACCTGGACCGTGGCTACAACTCGTGCTCCAGAACAGACCTGTTCTTCACTCCCCTGGCCTCATCCAAGCTGGccaagaagagagaggaggctgtggaGAGATCCAAGAGAGAGGCTGAGCACAATGCCCGAGAaagggagaaggacagagagagggagagggaacgagagaggcaGGAAGACAAAAATGCT AGAGCTTCCAGCTCGTCCCACGACAGCCGTATGAGTGATGTCCAAATGTCCGGCCAGGTCCACATGCGCTCCTCCTTCGAGCAGCCCCCCACCAGTGTGGCCGCTGTGCCCCCTTACATCGGCCCCGATACCCCTGCCCTGCGCACCCTCAGTGAGTACGCCCGACCCCACGTCATGTCCCCCAACAATCGCAACCACCCCTTCTTCGTGTCCCTGTCCCCCGGGGACCCTCTGCTGGCATACCACATGCCCGGCCTGTATGCCGCCGAGCCcagcctgagagagagggagctccGTAACCTCCGGGAGAGGGAGCTCCGCGAGAGGATGAAGCCTGGCTTCGAGGTCAAGCCCCCAGAGATGGAGACCATGCATCCATCAGCCAACCCCATGGAGCACTTTGCCAGACATGGAGCCCTGGCCCTGCCGCATATCGCTGGGCCGCCCCACCACCCCTTTGGCCACTTCCACCCGGTCATGCAGAACCacctggagagggagaggcaggcacTGGCCCTGGCCGGGCCCCAAATGCGTCCAGAGCTTAGCTACGCTGAGCGACTGACTGCTGAGAGGCTCCATGCTGAGAGGATGGCATCTGTGGCTAACGACCCGGCCGCCAGGCTGCAGATGCTCAACGTCACACCGCATCACCACCAGCACTCCCACATCCACTCACACCTGCACCTACATCAGCAGGACCCACTCAACCAAGGTGAGG